Within Lolium rigidum isolate FL_2022 chromosome 5, APGP_CSIRO_Lrig_0.1, whole genome shotgun sequence, the genomic segment ccccatccaaggtggttgggtatgatttaggccatggtagaccattttgaccctaaaaccctagtatcggcacctcccaaccatgggatcaccatgcatgtgaaaaccaacctacaaagagcaagccaaaaagggtggggcacaccaccatgcacaagtgtgccaaatattggccccacccaaggtggtttgctattttttaggccatggtagaccattttgaccctaaaaccctagtatcggcacctcccaaccatgggatcaccatgaatgtaaaaaccaaaatagaaacaccaagccaaaaagggtggggcacaccatcatgcacaagtgtgccaaatattggccccatcctaggtggtttgctattttttaggccatggttacccattttgaccctaaaaccctagtatcggtacctcccaaccatgggatcaccatgcatgtgaaacccaacctacaaagagcaagccaaaaagggtggggcacaccaccatgcacaagtgtgccaaatattggccccacccaaggtggttgggtatgttttaggcaatggtagaccattttgaccctaaaaccctagtatcggtacctcccaaccatgggatcaccatgaatgtaaaaaccaacctagaaagaccaagccaaaaagggtggggcacaccaccatgcacaagtgtgccaaatattggccccatccaaggtggtttgctattttttatgccatggtagacccattttgaccctaaaaccctagtatcggcacctcccaaccatgggatcaccatgaatgtaaaaaccaaaatagaaacaccaagccaaaaagggtggggcacagcaccatgcacaagtgtgccaaatattggccccacccaaggtggtttgctattttttaggccatggcagaccattttgaccctaaaaacctagtatcggcacctcccaaccatgggatcaccatgaatgtaaaaaccaaaatagaaacaccaagccaaaaagggtggggcacaccaccatgcacaagtgtgccaaatattggccccatccaaggtggttgggtatgatttaggccatggtagaccattttgaccctaaaaccctagtatcggcacctcccaaccatgggatcaccatgaatgtaaaaaccaaaatagaaacaccaagccaaaaagggtggggcacagcaccatgcacaagtgtgccaaatattggccccatccaaggtggttgggtatgttttaggccatggtagaccattttgaccctaaaaccctagtatcggcacctcccaaccatgggatcaccatgaatgtaaaaaccaaaatagaaacaccaagccaaaaagggtggggcacaccaccatgcacaagtgtgccaaatattggccccatccaaggtggttgggtatgatttaggccatggtagaccattttgaccctaaaaccctagtatcggcacctcccaaccatgggatcaccatgaatgtgaaACCAAAATacaaacaccaagccaaaaagggtggggcacaccaccatgcacaagtgtgccaaatattggccccacccaaggtggttgggtatgttttaggcaatggtagaccattttgaccctaaaaccctagtatcggtacctcccaaccatgggatcaccatgaatgtaaaaaccaacctagaaagaccaagccaaaaagggtggggcacaccaccatgcacaagtgtgccaaatattggccccacccaaggtggtttgcaattttttaggccatggtagaccattttgaccctaaaaccctagtatcggcacctcccaaccatgggatcaccatgaatgtaaaaaccaaaatagaaacaccaagccaaaaaggatggggcacaccaccatgcacaagtgtgccaaatattggccccacccaaggtggtttgctattttttaggccatggtagaccattttgaccctaaaaccctagtatcggcacctcccaaccatgggatcaccatgaatgtaaaaaccaaaatagaaacaccaagccaaaaagggtggggcacaccaccatgcacaagtgtgccaaatattggccccacccaaggtggtttgctattttttaggccatggtagaccattttgaccctaaaaccctagtatcggcacctcccaaccatgggatcaccatgaatgtaaaaaccaaaatagaaacaccaagccaaaaagggtggggcacaccaccatgcacaagtgtgccaaatattggccccatccaaggtggttgggtatgttttaggccatggtagaccattttgaccctaaaaccctagtatcggcacctcccaaccatgggatcaccatgcatgtgaaaaccaacctacaaagagcaagccaaaaagggtggggcacaccaccatgcacaagtgtgccaaatatttgccccacccaaggtggtttgctattttttaggccatggtagaccattttgaccctaaaaccctagtatcggcacctcccaaccatggagcATCCATTagtaattcaaaaaaattcagaatGAAATAAAATCGTCACATTCCATGTTTTCTTGTGTTACATACAATGTGATAAAAATTTGAGGTGATTTGGAGGAGGCCGAAAAATCACTATACTTTCAAGTATATATTTTGATAAAGGACAATTCTAAAACAAATTAATGAAAACATACAAGGTTGGGTTGATGCTGCCAACCTTCAATGCATCTTTTGTACATTTTCTGTATATGAACTTTTTACAAATTCGATGTTTTAAATTCACATATGAAATATCAgatacaaataacatatgaaattGCTACTCTGTTTTATTCTCATGACATTGGTGGTTGCTATTCTCATCACATAGCGGCTTGCTATTCATTCATGTAACTTATCTACTATGTTTTTTAAACTATTGAATACATTATGACAGAGATCAAATTGGTACATAACTCAATATTACTTGAACTATCAAATTTTCAAACAAGCAAAATTTTAGAATTACCATTTCCTTGCAAACAAGATAATATTTATGGACTACCATTTTTCCAACAGAACATGGATGGTAGATAAAAAGGCCGACAATACTTTGTAGCCATCCATAACTTCACTTATCTTATAACAAAGTGAAGAACCAGCAAAAGCAAACACGAGTGTGCTACATACCATCTAGCACACTCGGTACGAGTGCATACATAGCTACCATAGCTAAAGTTCACATTCCTAGCAAGTCCATACATAGTTACCGCACCATAACAGAAGGTGCacacataaactaacagttcttaataacatacattacttaacatcatCATATATACTGATGATGTACTTCTTCACTAACTTTTTTAGGCATTCAGTCAATCCTGACCATAGTACTCCAGTACTCTCCTCAGGGCAGCATGGTTCGCCTTGTCGCGGAGATCCTTCGGGTGCACATCCTTCACATGGCCAACAAGTCCTTCACGCATACCATCCCTAGGAACCTGCTTGGAGGGATGGAACTTGCAGTAGTACCCCCCATCGGGTTTCATGTAAGCACCGATTCCCTcggcccagatcttctcctccaccttcttctcATATGACGACACATTGTACTTGCTGACTTCATTATCGGATGAAGCATCTGAGTTGTACTGCAAAACAACAATGTCACAATCATATGTCACAACTATTGTACAGCAATGAGTTCAATAAACTTGTCAACCATGCACAATCAATATTGAGAAAGCTATCTTACCGACACGGCGTCCCCGGACTCGACCTCGGAGGAAATGTAGGAGTGGTCAGAGTCCTCCGAGTCATCCAACTCCTCAAACTTCCTCTTGCGGACGGAGGAGGTCTCACCAACTTGATAAGAATAAATTTAATAACAATGGTCATATATACAGATTTCACATTGCCTAATTTAAAGACAAAAAGTGGGAAAACTAAGCAAATAATAAACTCAATGATGCATTGTTATAAATTAAGGAGTACACATTGCAATTAATTGTACAATGTTTATCAAATGGATAATGCTAGTACAAAACTTTGGGAACTAATAACTCGAGCATATTTACGAGTTTATAGTACCATATACAGGTGCTATCATTCCATTTCAATTAATATACTAGCGAGGGAGCAAATTATTATGTCAATCTAAATTGCAATCATAGCAACATAACACATATACTACAAatccttattgcaatcattacaaTAATAGGCCGGTAACATTATATTTCTCCTACTATGTTAAGGTGAAACATCTTATGCACAAATGGGAATGCCCCTGGAGCAGACGAGTACCATAAATTTAATAAGCAATAATTATCACCATAAGATGTTAAGTAAGCAGCATTTAGGGGTTTTTAGCTTCTAACACCCGAAGTGGAGGTCCCGCCAAATCATACCATTTCAAATAATAGGTACACATGCTATTATTCATACGTGGTGATGTACAATTATAGTAACTACATATTTTCCCATAGCGAGGAACAAATTATTATGTCAATGTTGTTGCCATCATAGCAAGATAACACTCCTGGAGCACAACAACATTACCATAGATTTACAAATCAATGTGAATCCCTAAAGCAATTATGCAATCATGTAATAAAAACATACTAATGAAGCTCCGTAGCAAACAATTGATGCTACTACTAACAAATAAATTGAGCACACAGTAATCAAACCAGATAAATTGTGCACACGGTATATAAATTGGGGTCACATGACAATAAAACCACCCTTAACTACGAATGCACACGGATGTCAAACCAGATTAAAAAAAACCCTTGCCAACATACACAAACCACAGGACAGTCTGCTAGATCCATTTGGTCCACAGTAAGCCCTAATCACAAATCACATGATTCGTTTATTCTTCGGTTTCATCTAACCCTAATCACCATCAAATAAGGGCAAATAAGCCGAGGAGTTGAGAGGATAGCACATACCGGAGGGTCTTCCACCGTTGCTCGCACATTCGGATCCGGCACGATCTCGCCGCCCAATCCGTGCTCCTGCTCATCCGCCGCCGTCGGCACCAAGCCTCCGCCCGACGCGGCCGCACCACGACGGCTCCATCCACCCGGCACCACATCCGCCTCCGCCACGCCGGTGTTCTTGACCAATGCTGCGGCGGCCGCCCTCGCGGTGGAGCCGCTACCCTCCATCGGCCTCCGATTCGACGGAAATGCGAGGAGAAGAAGGGATTAAACAAGGAGAACTGGAGGTGGAGAGGGagtggagaagacgaagtggccgagggaggaggagagggttttctcCGTACCTGATTTGGGGGGAATGGTGGGGCGAGGGAGGCGGAGAAGGAAACGTCGGCGTTTTATATGAGATTCTATTTCGGTACACGCACGCTCGTACGCACGTGTTGTACGCACGATGTAGATACGTACAGAATGACGTGCGCGGGCCATACGGGCTTGTACAGGGCTCTACGGACAGTCTACGCATAGCGAAATTACGATTTTACCCCCGCTGCCGAAGAGGTATCAGAAGATCTCAGCCGTCCATGTGTTTGGCTTGTCCAGACTTTTCCCAGGGGGGGAACACCGGAGCAGAAGCGAACAAAGACATATCCGCCCTTACCTCTCCACGTGCCTAGCTTAGCAATGGACATGAAAAGATTATGAACGTCCAACAGAAAATATATGTGGAAACATAGACATTTCATCGGCGCCAATTTTGACAACAGTTCGACACACTTGGACAACATTTTAGCAACATATTGATATGGACCAGTGCAGCACCATCTCAGCTCATTCGACAGCATTTCAGCAGCATTTCGACTTCATCTCAAGTCATTTCGGCAGCAGTACATATGGTTCAGAATAAGGTAGCATCAACAACTATGCATATGGTTCAAAAGACCATTACCCGATGGTTCAGACCATGGTAACAAAAGGCCAGTATCTGGAGAATAAGATAGCAACAGACATGAATGGTCCATCGAGTTCTACTTAAATTTTTGGCTACTGTTGGAAATACAGGCTCTCTGTTTGGGGGGCGAGCGACAGAGGCAGGGCGAGTGACAAGGCGGAGGCAGGCAGGCCGGCGGGGCGGGGGCGAGGGCAAGGGGAAAAGCCGGCATTCCCTTCCCACCGCCGCGCGCCCTATTGGCATAGAAAGTCATCCCCCGCCCTTCCCCAACCCCCTGCtcggcctagggtttgggcagGGTAATGGCGGGCGGCCTCTCGCTGCAGAACGAGGGGAGTGCGGGGTAGGAAGGTAGAGAGTGCAGGGAGGAGGGCAGGAGCTCACCTCCAGGACGGCGACTCGCGGCGGAGGGGCGGGGGCACTCGGGCAGAGTCCCGGCGAGCGGCGAGGTCACGGACTGTCAGCTTACATCACTTTACTGTCAGGCGCCCCACCGTGTCAATTCCTCTCTGTTGTTGTCTGCCGTATCGTTAGCTGACTATTTTCAAAAATCTGAATATCTTTTTAAACATGAATCCTGCAATAgctgaccattttcaaaaataaatatgAATATTTCCAAAATCTGGACGGTTTTCAAAACCTAAATATTTCCATGTTCTGGACATTTTTTAAAATCTGGATAGATTGGACATTTTTCGATTCTAAATTTTTTTAAACTATGAACTTTTCGAAATCTGACCAAAATGTAAACTATGAGCTATTACTCAAACAAGCATGAAACGTATGCTTGCATATTCGTCCATAGGGCAAATCGGATATGTAATTATTGGAATAATTGTTGGAGACTCAAATGATGGATATGCAAGCATGATAACTTATTTGCTGTTCTATATCTCCATGAATCTAGAAACTTTTGCTTGCATTGTATTATTTGGTCTACGTACCGGAACTGATAATTCTTAAAGTTTGAATATTTTTCGTAaccttaacatttttaaaatcaaaagaaaattcaaaattagAAAATTTTATCAAAATAATAAAGCTAGGCTTCTGTGTTTCGGGGTTGCGATTCCCCTAGCTTTATTATTCCTGACATAATGAATGACGCACCTCTATTTAAACTTTAAAGTGAAATGAAATCTGCAACCGCCGCAATATACACGGTGAGTACCATATCCCCCTTTTAGTTGGTCTTTGCTCCGGTCATGGCGTGGGTGTGGGTAAGGGTTTAGGTAGGGTTCTTCATCGATGGCCGGGTGCAAAACAAGGTGGTGTACATATTGTTTGTGTGAAGGCATCGTTTTCCCACAATTAATGTGCAGAAAATCGGTTTTAGGTTGTCGTGTTTCAGGGTGGTTTCCATGCTGCGAAGCTGGCGAATTTTATGTCGATTGAGATGTGTTACGGGTTGAGTAGGATTTGGTTATGTTGTAGTCAATTTGTAAGAAAAAATAGAGGTGTATGATTACAGTTTTAGGGATTAAAAAAGATGGCCAGTTTCCGAAGTTGTTAGCACTGAATTGTTATTGTTCTGAGTGTTAAATTAGGAAGTTCAAGAACATGCACTGATTAGTATGTGTATGTTCTTGATTTTGAGATAGGCAGTACTGGCTTTCTTGCTGTAAATCTTAACTAGGGAAAATACATTGTTAAGTGGAAGTTAAGACTGTTTGCCAACTAAATTTTAACACTGGCTAAAATTTGCGGTAGTTCCTTATGTGTTGCGCTAGCTGAGTTTCATCCTAATTTTTGTTCAGTATTTGCACTGTCAGTTAGAGCATTCTCCTGGTCATTTCTGCCGTTTTTTCCCATTGACGGGAACGACGGGCGGCCGCGCCTACCAGAAACTTAAGCCCACCCAACTCCAACTACCTCTTGTGTTGTCAGTTTTTAGCCAATCTCGAATCCTCTCCCAGCTCAGGCGCCGATCTCAATTGCAATATAGATACCGAGCAGATAGCTATCCCTGCATTTCTGCCGGTATGAGGCAAGCATGGAGGAGCAAGATGATGCTATCACAACGCTCAGCCCCAAAAGAGAAGTGCAAAATGGAAGAACAATCCAAACGCTCAGACATTGTCAGCATTTCACCACCAACAAGAACAGACAACTATCCCTGCATTTCTGCTGATCTATGAGCAGCCTCGAGGAGCGAGAGGCTGTCCTCACTCCTCAGTCAGGTGAGTCTCCTCGAGGCTTGTCCTCAGTCAGGTGAGTCTAATCGGAACTTAAATTTCCGCTACGATCTTCAGAGATTCATTCACTTGGCTGAATGCAAGTTTGTACCTTCCGTATCTGTGGCATGTTTTTCAGAGATAGGAAATTGTCGTTACAGCATCATACTCTAGCCATATCTGTTGTTTTCCCAGATTGAACCGGATACATACATTCACGGCAAGTCAGCAACGACTACCAGAACTGCAgcaggaaggaaggaaggaaggaagacGCTTGGATGGACACATCACCTAGCCACCGCTTGTGTCCGTGCCAGCCATGAATGCCGATCTGAGTTCCAAACTTCCAATCATGCAACATACGTACTTACTACCAAGTCTGTGTGTGATTGGGGCAAAAGGATCATGGAACTGAACAAAAACTGTAAGATACCACCATCAAAATGCCAACACTTGTATTCCAACCTGAAACCAATAAAGGAATCGTATATGGTATGCTCACTTGTCTTTTTTCTCAATGAATTTGTCCACAACGAATGCAGCACGGCGAAAATTGAAGCTACTAGGAGAGCATCAGCTATATCAAGTAGTAACTGGCCGACCAAATCTTGCTCTAAAAGAATAGTTCATTGATCCGatgaggaggagctggaggccgccGACGACGGCGCCGTGCTGTCCCAGGGCGTCATGTCCATGGGGTAGCTCCCGAGCACCCTGAGAAAGGAGGTGAACTCCTGGATCTCTGCCAGCGCGTTCTGCGCCCTTACGTCCGCCATGGAGGCCTGGAAGTCGATGTAGAACATGTACTCGAAGTGCTTGGCGGTGCCGACGTTGGCGTCGTCGACGAGCCGgatggggcggtggcggtgcgggCGGGACTCGATCTTGGTGAGGCTGATGTCGCGGAAGGCGAACGCGGAGAGCACCTTGAAGAGCAGCGAGGTGCCCTCCCGGTCGTGCGCCAGCACGATGCTGGTCTTGAAGGGGCGGTCGGTGCGCGGGACGATGGGCTCCCGCGCCAGCGCCACGAACCGGGTGACGTTGCTGGCGTCGTCCTGGATGCCGTCGGCGAGGACGGCGAGGCCGTAGAGGTCGGCGGCGCGGGCCgaggcgatggcggcggtgtcgcggAGGCCCTGCGCGGCCACGTGCTGCGCGGCGCCGGCCGTGTCGTCGTGCGCCTCGCGCGCCACGTTGAGGCCCATCCGGGTCAGCGTGTGCTCGCACTGCGCGAGGGCTTGGGGGTGGGAGATGACGCGGGCGAGCAGCTCGCGGCGGACGCCGGGCAGCGCGAGGAGGCAGTGGTGGACGGGCAGCTGCACCTCGCCGACGATGTGGagccggtggcggaggaggaggtcgtAGTTGCGGTGGATGCTGCCGCCCAGGGAGTTCTCGACGGGGAGC encodes:
- the LOC124657633 gene encoding arogenate dehydratase 3-like — its product is MEAAAAIRNTASFASPASRIRAARSASVAARAGSSSRGDWQTACAILSSTNDNQAPAPAPKVNGQTTKLAPPSATTPASLDLAPATTNLKRPLSISDLSPAPLHGAQLRVAYQGVPGAYSEAAAGKAYPNCDAIPCDQFEVAFQAVELWIADRAVLPVENSLGGSIHRNYDLLLRHRLHIVGEVQLPVHHCLLALPGVRRELLARVISHPQALAQCEHTLTRMGLNVAREAHDDTAGAAQHVAAQGLRDTAAIASARAADLYGLAVLADGIQDDASNVTRFVALAREPIVPRTDRPFKTSIVLAHDREGTSLLFKVLSAFAFRDISLTKIESRPHRHRPIRLVDDANVGTAKHFEYMFYIDFQASMADVRAQNALAEIQEFTSFLRVLGSYPMDMTPWDSTAPSSAASSSSSSDQ